A single genomic interval of Flavobacteriales bacterium harbors:
- a CDS encoding HD domain-containing protein: MQNFKEHINKEIFKIISETGKEQGNEVYVIGGYVRDILLKRESHDIDVVTVGSGIQLAKAVSSKLPKTKVSIFKNFGTAMLNHRNDSVEFVGARKESYKRESRNPIVEDGTLEDDQNRRDFTINCLAISLNSDSYGKLIDPFDGIKDLENKILRTPLNPSITFSDDPLRMFRAIRFASQLGFTIEESALNAIKENRERIKILSIERISEELNKIILSPIPSIGFYLLDETGLLDLIFPEFVKLKGIEIKNGLSHKDNFIHTLQVLDNAAAKSDKLWLRWSAILHDIAKPATKRFNNKVGWTFHGHEDKGSMMVKGIFQRLRLPLDAPAQYVKKLVLLHLRPIALTNKTVSASAVRRLLFEAGEDIDDLMILVKADITSKNKNKVIRYTENLILVEEKMKEVQKEDNFRNWKSPVMGKDIMETFNIRPGKTIGIIKEKIKEAILDGKIANTKEDAITYMESLSSELGLEIQLEK, encoded by the coding sequence ATGCAAAATTTCAAAGAACATATAAATAAAGAAATTTTCAAGATCATTTCCGAAACAGGAAAAGAACAAGGAAACGAAGTTTATGTTATCGGCGGTTATGTTCGAGACATCCTACTAAAAAGGGAATCGCACGATATTGATGTAGTTACTGTTGGAAGTGGTATACAATTGGCTAAAGCTGTAAGTAGCAAATTACCCAAAACAAAGGTTTCTATATTTAAAAACTTTGGTACGGCTATGCTAAATCATCGTAATGATAGTGTAGAGTTTGTCGGGGCTCGAAAAGAATCGTACAAAAGAGAGTCTCGAAACCCAATAGTGGAAGACGGAACATTAGAGGATGATCAGAACAGACGAGACTTCACAATAAACTGCCTTGCAATCAGTTTAAATTCGGATTCATATGGGAAATTAATAGACCCCTTTGATGGAATTAAGGATCTCGAAAATAAAATCTTAAGAACCCCACTAAACCCTTCGATTACGTTCTCCGACGATCCTTTACGAATGTTCCGAGCAATTCGATTTGCTTCGCAACTTGGCTTTACGATTGAAGAATCCGCTTTAAACGCGATAAAAGAGAATCGAGAAAGAATTAAGATCCTTTCCATAGAACGCATTTCTGAAGAACTTAATAAAATCATACTATCCCCTATTCCATCTATCGGTTTCTATCTACTAGACGAAACAGGACTTTTAGATTTGATTTTTCCTGAGTTTGTGAAGCTAAAAGGCATTGAAATAAAAAATGGTCTGAGCCATAAAGACAATTTCATTCATACACTACAAGTTCTTGATAATGCCGCAGCCAAGTCAGATAAATTATGGTTGAGATGGTCTGCTATTTTACATGACATAGCAAAACCGGCCACTAAACGATTTAACAATAAAGTAGGTTGGACATTTCATGGCCATGAAGACAAAGGATCTATGATGGTTAAGGGTATTTTTCAGAGATTAAGACTTCCCTTAGATGCTCCTGCGCAATATGTAAAAAAACTCGTATTACTTCATTTAAGACCAATTGCTCTAACGAATAAAACAGTTAGTGCATCTGCTGTTAGAAGATTGTTATTTGAAGCAGGAGAAGACATAGATGACTTAATGATTCTTGTAAAAGCAGATATCACTTCTAAAAACAAGAATAAAGTAATTAGGTATACCGAAAATCTTATCCTGGTTGAAGAAAAGATGAAAGAGGTGCAGAAAGAAGACAATTTCCGAAATTGGAAATCACCTGTTATGGGTAAAGACATTATGGAAACTTTCAATATTAGGCCTGGTAAAACTATTGGGATTATTAAAGAAAAAATTAAAGAAGCCATTTTAGATGGGAAAATCGCTAACACGAAGGAAGATGCCATAACATACATGGAATCACTATCTTCGGAGTTAGGACTTGAAATTCAATTAGAAAAATGA
- the miaA gene encoding tRNA (adenosine(37)-N6)-dimethylallyltransferase MiaA, whose amino-acid sequence MPLKTLIVLLGPTGIGKTELSLKIADYFRTEIISSDSRQMFREISIGTAKPTSTQLAAAPHHFINSKSIHDSYTVSDYENDAIALIEKLYKTHNTLILSGGSGLYIDAICKGFDPTPTPNKELRKDLEQELSDLGIESLQNKIKKLDPKLYETIDLQNPTRLIRAIEVCIITGKPFSDLLIKQGKKRNFNVIKIGLKMEREDLYIRINLRVDEMMKEGMLNEAKAIFAHRHSNALKAIGYAPLFDFLENKTDLKFAVDKIKQHHRNFAKRQITWFKRDATINWFNRDEHEQIIQFIAQRVS is encoded by the coding sequence ATGCCATTAAAGACCTTAATTGTACTCTTAGGCCCCACAGGCATTGGCAAAACAGAACTCAGCTTAAAAATAGCAGATTACTTCAGAACAGAAATCATCTCTTCAGATTCGAGACAAATGTTTCGAGAAATCAGTATTGGAACTGCCAAACCAACTTCAACCCAACTAGCAGCAGCCCCACACCATTTTATCAATTCAAAGTCGATACACGATAGCTATACTGTTTCCGATTACGAAAACGATGCAATTGCTCTAATTGAAAAACTTTACAAAACACATAACACGCTAATTCTTTCAGGAGGTTCTGGTTTATACATCGACGCCATTTGCAAAGGATTTGACCCCACTCCCACGCCAAATAAAGAACTGAGAAAAGATTTAGAACAAGAGCTTAGTGATTTAGGAATAGAATCGCTTCAAAATAAAATTAAAAAACTCGACCCTAAACTTTACGAAACAATAGATTTACAAAACCCAACTCGGTTAATTCGGGCAATTGAGGTATGTATTATTACAGGGAAACCATTTTCAGACTTATTGATTAAACAAGGTAAGAAGCGAAATTTCAATGTTATTAAAATTGGTCTTAAAATGGAGCGCGAAGATCTTTATATTAGAATCAATTTAAGAGTTGATGAAATGATGAAAGAAGGAATGCTAAACGAAGCTAAAGCTATCTTTGCACACAGGCACAGTAATGCATTAAAGGCTATTGGGTATGCCCCTTTATTTGATTTTTTAGAAAATAAAACGGATTTAAAATTTGCGGTTGATAAAATAAAGCAACATCACCGAAATTTTGCGAAACGCCAGATTACTTGGTTCAAAAGAGACGCTACAATAAATTGGTTTAATAGAGACGAACATGAGCAGATTATTCAATTCATAGCCCAAAGAGTAAGTTGA